The genomic segment TTATCGAGGTCAAAGGTGCTCCGGCGGAATCGCTGACAGCGCGGATTACCCGTCACGGTCCGGTGGTGTCGGATATACACCCGATGACGAAAAAGTCCGACCGGGTGGTGGCGATGCGATGGACAGGCCACGAACTCTCCGATGAACTGGCCGGCATCCTGGCCATCAACAAGGCGTCCGACTGGGACGAATTCAGCGAAGGGGTCGGCGAATTCCACGTTCCCGGTCAAAACATGATCTATGCGGACATCAATGGGAATATCGGCTTTCGTCCGGCGGTAAAAATCCCGTTGCGCCGGACCGGTACGGGTAATCTGCCAGTGCCAGGCAACGTGAACGACTATGAGTGGATCGGATTCCGGACGCCGCTCCAGCTGCCGTATCTGTATAATCCGGACGAGGGTTTTATCGCCACCGCCAACAACAAAACTATCGACGACGGGCGATATCGGTACCACATTTCCAACCTGTACGAGCCGCCGTCGCGGATCCAGCGCATCCGGGAGTTGCTGAATTCCAAAGAAGTTCATAGCGCAGATGATTTCAAACAGTATCAAATGGATTACCTGTCGCCCCACGCCCGGGAGGTGACGCCGTATTTCATCCAGGCATTCAGAGGCGTGGAGGTCGACGAGGTCTACCTGGCTCAATCGCTGGACTGGTTCCGGACATGGGATTACCGGATGGATACGGAGTCGATTCCCGCCACCCTGTTCAATGTGTCATTTATGAAGTTGGTGGAAAATACCTATAAGGATGAGTTGGGCGATACCCTCTATCACCAGTTCATCCGGCTGGCGAACGCGCCAATCCGGAATCTGTCCTGGTTGCTGGAACGCCCGAACAATCTCTGGTGGGATAATATCGATACCCCGGCGCTGGAGACGAGGGATGCCATTCTCCGGAGTGCGGTAGCGGATGCCGTGCAGTGGCTCCGCGACAATTTTGGCCGGAGCATGGTGAAATGGCAATGGGGGCATCTGCACCAGGTGACCTTTCCCCACTCCATTGGCGAGGCCAGCGGGTTTGCCGATGCGCTGTTCGGGCTGAATATCGGTCCGTTCGAGATTGGCGGATCCGGCACCACCGTGAATAATGGCGAGTATAATTTTCAGGAGCCGTATACCAACATACTGGGACCGTCCATGCGGCACATCACGGACATGGCGGATATCGACGGGGCGCTCAGCGTGATCTACAGCGGACAGTCCGGTCATCCGTTCAACCCGCATTACGCCGACCAGGTTGAGATGTGGCGGACCGGTGAATACCACCGGATACCGCTTTCCAGAGAAGCCGTGGCGGAGCAGGCCGTGGATTCGTTATATTTGGTCCCTGAGGAGTAACACGAACCGAGTCGAAGTCACAGGAGTACACATACATGACATCCAGTATCCATAGCTTGAGTAATCTGATGGCAATGGTGGGCAGTTTTGCGCTGGTATTCATTCTGATCGGTTGCACCGGAGAAGAAACGCCGCGGGTGGATAGCCCGGCCATCACGGGCCAGGAGCTCCGTGAGCACGTGCGGTTTTTAGCGTCGGATGAACTCAAAGGCCGCGAAACGGGAACACCAGGAGCGAATCGGGCTTCGGAATATCTCGTTGAACAATTCAAGGAAAATAAAGTGCAGCCGGGAAATGCCGGGGATTATTACCAGCGATTCGGGTTTATCGCCGGAGTTGAATTAGGACAAGAAAATGCATTTACACTCTATTCACGGAATAAGGAGCAGCGCCTGGAACTGAATGAGGACTTCCGGCCGCTGGGGTTCTCGACCTCCGGAAAGGTGTCAGGCGGACTGGTGTTCGCCGGCTACGGCATTACCGCGGAATCGCTGAATTATGACGATTACGCCCGTCTGAACGTCGATGGGAAAATTGTACTCGTGCTCCGGTACGGCCCGGAGGGGGACAACCCCCACGGTGAATTCGGCGAGTATCTATCGTTACGGTACAAGGCAATGAATGCCAGAGATCACGGAGCCGCCGGGATTATTATTATCCCCGGCCCTGATCCGTATCCCGAGGATGAGCTGGTGAAGCTCCGCTACGACCAGGCTGCGGACGCCGGAATCCAGGCAGTTTCGGCGAAGCGGGAGCCGTTTCAGCCGCTGTTTGTGGCTGCCGGCGACTCCCTGAAGGAGATCCAGGCGGATCTGAATCTTCACAAGACTGGTGGCGGTTTCGAATTTCGCAACGTCTCCGTGCGACTTCACACCGATCTGAAATATGTCCGGAAGATGGGGCGGAATGTTATCGGTTTTCTTGAGGGGACTGATCCAACGTTGCGCCATCGGTCTATCGTTATCGGCGCACATTACGATCACCTGGGCATGGGCGGCCATGGATCGCTGGTACCGGATACCAGTGCCGTTCACAACGGGGCGGACGATAACGCCTCCGGGACCGCCGGCCTCCTGGAATTGGCCGAATATTTTGCCGAAGCTGAAAACCGACCGGAACATTCACTGGTCTTTGCGGCGTTTTCCGGCGAGGAAATCGGGCTGCTCGGATCGTCAAAGTTCGTGGAGGAACCGCCATATGCTCTGGACAGCACATTGGCCATGATGAATATGGATATGATTGGACGACCGAAGGACAGCACGTTGATTCTTGGGGGGACCGGAACCTCTCCGGTCTGGGATTCCCTGCTCACCGGCGTCAACGCATATTTTGGCTGGAATCTCACTAAGAGTAATGTCGTTGGTGTGGGTGCCAGCGACCACACGTCGTTCTACGGGAAAAATATCCCGGCACTCTTTTTCTTCACCGGGGTGCACGAGGACTATCACCGTCCCAGCGATGATTGGCAGCGACTGAATTATCCGGGTTACGAGGAAGTGGTCCGTTTCGTCGCCGGTGTGGTGGATTCACTGGATACCTTTAGGAAACCGCTGGAATTCGTTGAAACCGGTATGGAACGGGACAGGAGTACCGATTTTCGCGTTTCACTGCAGATTATCCCTGACTATGCGGCGAATGTTCACGGACTCCGGATCTCCTCTGTCCGGGACGACGGTCCGGCCGCAGAAGCCGGCATGCAGGCCGGCGACGTTATCGTTCAGTTCGGCAGTAAGAAGATCAACAACATCTACGACTACACCTTTGCCCTGCAGGAGTTCGAGGCCGGAACGGTCGTGGATATTATCGCTCTGCGCAACGGCGGGCAACGACGGTTTACCGTGCAACTGGAGCGACAGCAGTAAAACAAGCAGTGTTCAAGTGTTCACGTTAAAAACCGTGTTAATGTGTTACTGTACTATGGTGTTATTGTTTGTAGTCGCGGCTTTAGTCGCGTAAACAATTCGTAGCCGTTCGCCTTAGCCGTTGGTGAGGGTAGTTAAAGTATTAAAATTTCAGTCACTGTCGGCGACGCTGATAGCGGTCACCGACAGAAGTGCTCCTTTGGATAAGATTCAAAGGCTCCAATGAATAGCCTCGCAATCTCATTGCGAGGTGGTGACTGTGGGGCCTGAATCATTAATTATCTCCCGCTTAAAGCCCGCGAAGCGGGCTTTAAGCGGGAGACCGAGCTCCTAAACCTTCTACTTCCAATACCCCGTATTCTCTACTCTATTCTCCAGGCGCCCTTTTTATACGCAATACGCAACAAAACCTGTTGATTTAGGCTAAATGTGAGCGTATCGTATTTACGTTAATTTCAGTTTTCATCGTTTCATGTAATTATTTGTTTTTGCTGAATGCGAAAGGAGGAGCGGAGATGCGCTCCTGGCACCGGTTTTTTTGTAGTGGTCTCATTGGTATTATTAAACGTTCATTCGTTTTTGCTGTCATTCTCCTGATCATCGTTCCGGAAATCTTCGCCCAGGAACCGTCGTGGCATACTTTCCGTGTGTTACCGCTTGAGGATATAGAAGTTGTGCAGATCGTTCCAAGTATACATGAAGACTCGTTGATATATGGGATTGGTTATGAGATCAATTCTCCTGTCTTTATTAAAACAGATGATCTTGGTGCCCATTGGACAGTATACCCAATTGAGAACTTAACTAAGGTTTCTGCGTTGGATGTTCAATACAAAGACAATAAGGATATCTTCTATGCCACCGGGAACTCGGGAATTGTCCAATCCACAGATGCGGGCATGAATTGGGAAGGAATAGCGGAAGATTTTACCGATTATTCGTTTGAATCGTTAGCTATCATAAGCGATACAATTTATGCTGGCACTGGCTTGAATGAACACAATGGCGGCATTCTTACGAGTTATGACAATGGTTCGACCTGGGAATTTCACTCCATCGTAAGTGACACGATTCACGCCATTACACATCTTGAGGTTTCCCGCGATCATTCCTCTATTATATTTGGATTAACAGATTCATCTCGCGGGATAATTCGAAGTAGGGATGCCGGACAACATTGGGAACATATTCCTGTTTCATGGAATGCTTTTCTTCGCATCACGGATGTTTTTATTCCGAAGGAAGGGAATCTCCATCAACGAGAGGTCGATGACCAGTTGTTTGTGGTGGTCGAATCGGGTGAATTGTATGGCAGTAATGACTGGGGAGAGACATGGCATCTAGTCCAAAAACCCCATTCATTTGACCCACTTGATGTAGGTTCCGTTCCTAGTCAAACCATTCAAATGCTCCAGCATCCGAACTATCCATGGCTCATTTATATTATTACAGAGCAGGATGGTTTATGGGGCTCTCTGAATGTTGATAGATTTAGCCCACAGCCTCCATCATGGAGGAATATACCCTTTCGATCCTGTGCCCTGACGGCGTCCGGTGATCACCTCTTTTTTGGGGGTGAGAATGGAGCAGCCATTTTTCAAATGGAAGTCAATCCACCTCACACAAACTGGGAGCGGTTTTATCCCATGCATATTGGCGATTTTTGGGTCTACACTGTTGATGATTTGGGGAATCAATGGGAGGTAAAGCAACGTGTTGTGAGCGATACAGTCCTTCATGGAGTCAAATGGCAGGTACTCCAATACGAAGGCGCAAGTGGGCAAACCTTCGCACGCATTGATAGTGCGGGAAACATTTTGAGAAAAAATTTTGTTGGTGACGATCCTTATCGCTGGTTGGAGTTAGATGTCGCGTGGGGAGATACCATGTCCTACGAACCGTATATTTCGGACGGATATTTTTGGGAGGTTACTGGAGTTGATACTATACAAATTTTGCCCTCGAGGAATCCGAATGATATTCGTATAACATATTATCAAGATTATTTAACCTATACCAGGCTCCAACTCCAAGAAAATCTCGGCGTCGTATATGAACGATGGGAGGGAGGTGTCTATCGGCAATTAAAAGGAGCATATATTCATGGCACGGTGTATGGAGACACACTTTTTCGGGTGAATATTGCGGAGTCAGACATCGAAATTCCGGAGCGAATCCAGCTTTCACCGCCGTTTCCGAACCCGTTTAACGCGGCCACCACCATCCCGTTTGCAACTCCGGAGCCGGGGAATGTCGACATCAGACTTTTTGACCTTCGCGGACAATTTGTGGATGAGATAATGTGGCGAGGAATCACCGCCGGGAATTATAGGGTTCCGTACAACAATCCGAAATTGGCATCCGGAATGTATCTATTAAGGCTTGTGTTTACTCCTGAAGCAGATCCATCGACTATGCAAATATTGTCCAGGAAGATGGTGGTGGTGAAATAGGCTGGATTATCGCGTAGTGTCCGCCTTTGAATGAGATTCAAAGGCTCCAATGAATAGCCTCGCAATCTCATTGCGAGGTGGTGACTGTGGGGCCTGAATCATCAATTATCTCCCGCTTAAACCCGGTTTGCGGACTTTAAGCGGGAGACCGAGCTCAAATCTCTTCTACTTCCCTTTCCCTGTTTTCCCTGCTCCCTTTTCCCCTAATCCCGGTTTTACTCTTTTCCGGTCTCCTGTCTCCGGTCTCCAGTCTCCGTCTCCATAAGTTCGTACAGCAACCCGTATCGCACCCCCCGGTCGTTGACCAGCAGTTCGTCAAAGCCGAAGTGACGCATAATTTCCAGCTGGATAAGCGCACCCATGATGATCACGTCCGCGCGTTTGGGTTGGAGCCCGGGGATCTGTTTCCGCTCCTCCAGCGACATGGAGCAAAAGAGTACCAGAAGATCTTCGATTTCATCGATGGTGAGCGGCTGCTTGTGGATATCCTCCGGGATATACGTTGCCATCTCCTTCTCGACTGCCAACAATGTAGTGACCGTACCAGCTACACCAATGAGTGTTGTTTCCTCTGCAGAGATTTGAAGATCGCTTAACTCAGTAGCGAGTTGAACCCGGATCGCTTTGCTTGCTGATTGCAGTTCTGTTTCTCCAGGGGGATCGTTTTTTATCATCGATTCGGTGAATCTGACGGTGCCGATATCCAGGCTCCGGGCGAACCGGAATTCGTTTGTGTTTCCAAAGATGAACTCGGTGCTCCCACCGCCGATGTCCACCACCAGAAGATCCCCGGAGACGTCGGAAAACTCCTGCTGGGTGGCGAGAAATGTCAGCTGGGCCTCGTCATCACCGGTAAGGAGGCGAATGTCCCAGTCCAATTCGTTTTTGACCCGGTTGATGAACTCCTCGCCGTTAGCCGCATCCCGCATGGCGCTGGTCCCACCGATGATTGTCTCATTCGCACCGACTTCGTCGCAAATTGTTCGATACCGCTTTAGGGTATCAAACGTTCGCTCCATGGCATCGGGGTGCAGCCGGCCGGTTTTGCCTACGTCCTGTCCCAGCCGGGTGATTTCCACCTCGTTCCGGATCGGGTGAAAGCGACCGTCCCGGTATTCGGCTACCAACAGCAGTGTGGAGTTGGTGCCGATGTCGATTGAGGCGTATATATTATGTGCAATTATATTCATTTCAAACCTGACCATGTGAAAAATATCTACCTGTGAATATTTTCCCCCTCGATTATGAAGACCCTTTCAGGGTCGTCGACCCCTGAAAGGGTTTGTCAGAACCGGGCGTTTAAACACCACAATATAATTCATCGGTGTTTACCAGTAATAGATCAACAGACGTTATCCTGAGCCTGTCGGCCCGGAAGGGCTCCCTCCCGGGAAAGGATATACGTCTGGGAGCCACTCTTCGACGAGCTAAGAGTAACTCCTCCAGTCGCCTTATTGGTCCTACTCAATCGTCAGTTCATCCAGCACGTAGTCGTTTTCCGCGAATTTATCCAGAATGTACAGTATGTAGCGGGCGTCGACGCTGATGGATCGGGTGAGTGCCGGATTGAATACCCAGTCCGCGGAGATGCTTTCCCAGTTGCCGTCGAACGCGATGCCGATGAACCGACCCTGGCCGTCCATGACCGGGCTCCCGGAGTTTCCGCCGGTGATGTCGGTGGTATGCAGGAAATCTACCGGGAGATCTATAGGGTAGCTGTCGATATACTGCGGCGGGACATCTCCTTCGCGCAACAGTTTCAGCAGACGGTCCGGGGCATCAAACGGATCCTCGCCGGTATGCTTTTCGAGGATGCCCTTGGCGCTGGTGATGTGTTCGTAGATGACCGCATCTTTGGGAGAATAGCCGTCTACCATGCCGTAGGTCAGGCGCGGCGTAAAGTTGGCGTCGTGATACATATTACCGCCTTTCCACTCCCGGAGTGCCTGTATCCACGTGGGACGTAACTGGTTCAGCTTCCCCTTAATGCTTTTATCAAAGTTGTCCAGCCGATCTTTCGCCGGGCGCAGATCCATGGCAAAATCGATCATCGGATCGTTTAGCGCCTTCATCTCCTCGCGGCTCATTTCAAAGATCTCCAGGCGCCGCTTGATATCGGTGAGCTGGGTGTTGGCATACAGATCCTCGACGAACCGATGGATGGCCTCTTCGATGGGAAGATCCGGGTTTTGCGCATAGATTTCACGCACTGGCGCGATCTGCAGGTGTGTCGGAAGTTGACTGAACTCGCCCAGAAAATATTTCAGGATTTCTTTATCCACCGCCGGATTGAATTCACCCTGCATAAGTTTGAGGCGTTCCTTTAGTCGCGGGATGTTCCGCTCCATGTAGGTAGATTCCCGCTCCAGATTCGGTTTCTGCTTCTGGAGTGACCATTTGTCCATCACCGAGGCGGCGTAGTACGTTCGTGTCAGCCATCCCATGCTGTCCATGAGCAGTTGCTGAGGGTAGATGGAATCCTGCTCCGCATACACCTGCTCAATCTGGGACAGTACCTCGTCGTACTTCTGCTGCCGGGATTCCTCCTGGTTCACCCATTGCCGGAAATCCTGCTGCAGATCCTGCTTGACGCCCAGGAGATCCGCCCGCTCAAGGCCGTCCAGCATGCCCTTAAAGTTCTTGTAGTAATTCTCCAGACTGGCCACGCGATCCGCATAGGTGATAGTCAGCGATTCGCTCTCCGCGGTGTGGGTCTCGATGAGGTTCATCACGTTTTCGTACATATCTATCTGAAAGGGATAGTATTTCTCAACCGCGTACTCAACCGAATACGAGGTACGATACCGCTGAGTCCCGCCGGGGTAGCCGATAATGAAGGTGAAGTCGTCCCAGTTGACACCATCGTCTGTGAATTTGAGGTACTGTTTCGGTGTGTACGGCACGTTATCTTCGCTGTGTTCCCCGGATTGCATGTCAGCGCCCGCATAAAGCCGGAAAAAGGCGAAATCGCCGGTGTGACGGGGCCACATCCAGTTGTCGATTTCGCCGCCGTAATTGCCAATAGAGGCCGGCGGAGCGTAGACCAGGCGGACATCCTCGAATTCCAGATACTTGAACAGGTAATATTTCAGCCCGTCGGAAAACTCGGAGACGTCGTAGTGCCAGATGTCGGCGGCATCCGATTCCTTTTCTTCCTCGAGCAACTTGATGGCGTCCTGGATGGCCTCATACCGATCGGCCGGAGCCATATTGTCAGTAACATCAGCGGTGATGCGGTCAGTGACATCGGTAAATTCAACCGCCAGATTCGCCCGGTATCCGGGTACGTATTTCTCCTTTTCCCGGGTGGTCGCCTGATAGCCGTCGCGGACGTAATTATTCTCTTCGTCGCTGAGTCGCTGAAGTGCCGAGTGTGCCACATGATGGTTGGTAATAACCAATCCGTTCTCCGAAACGATACTTCCGGTTCCGCCGCCGATCTGCACGATGGCATCCGAGATAGACGGTGCATCCGGGGCATAAATCTGTTCCTGGCTGAGTTCCAGACCAGCCGACTCCAGCTCGGACATGGGTAATCGGTTCAGCAGCCACATCCCCTCTTCGGCGGATAGCGTTGAAACAGCAAAAATAATTACGAGGAAAACACGGAATAATACACGCATAATTCGTTACTCCTTCTGAAAAATTAATACGAAATCTATATGCTGAAAAAGTAACCAACTGGTGAAGCGAAAAACACCGGAATTTTCTGGTTGGATGCTTAAAATTCAGAGATAGTATATTCCGTACCGGAATTTGAGCGGGATGAACAACTGCGCTATTTTTTTGTGACAGCGAGACCAAGGCCCAGCAAAAAATAGACGAGGCCCGAAAACCAGGATTTGACTATATGAAACCAGCTGCTCCCGGAGATCCACTCGCCAAGCGCGCCAAAAAAATAGGCCACAATAATGTTGACAACAGTACCACATGCGGTGAAGATCAACCCCAGCAGAATAATATTGAAGGGAAAATACTGTGCACCCGGATCAACGAATTGCGGCAAAAACGCCATAAAGAACAGGGCGACCTTCGGATTGAGGAGGTTGACAAGAATCCCTTTCCTATAGATCGCAAGAAGGTTATCCGGGCCTGAAAATGCCGGTGAGCCGGCAGGATCATTGTTTCGGCGGGAATCCAGAATGGCTTGTAACCCCAGGTAGATTAAATACAGCGCTCCGGCCCACTTCACTACCTGGAATCCGATGGAAGAATAGAAAATAATCGCTGAGACTCCGACGGCAGCAGCCGAGATATGGAACAGGGCGCCCGTGCCGACACCTAACGAAGAGACCAATCCGGCCATTTTACCCTGTGTCGAACTTCGGGTGGCCACATACGTCATATCCGGGCCGGGCGTGATGTTGAGCAGTAAGCCTGCTGAGAGAAAGACGAAAAAGTGATGTATTTCGATCATTGGGAACCGGAATTCTCCAGGTTGGGATAGAAAAATCAGAGAAACATAGTGACAGGTGTCCTAATATGCCAGTAGAGGAGAGGGTTTAAAAAATTCCCGGTTCGTTTTCCCTTTCCATTTCCTCGCCCCTTCACG from the Candidatus Neomarinimicrobiota bacterium genome contains:
- a CDS encoding penicillin acylase family protein, which translates into the protein MKKWGIIVAGAVAGLVAIVLIGFSIYLQIIKTAEPEYSGRITLPNLQEEVFVQYDEYAVPHVEAQNQHDLYYTAGYLAASERMWQMEMTRLAGQGRLAEFLGPELLDFDKYLRTIGFHEMALRLKDHISEESMAVYSAYTAGINAYIDTHKDNLPLEYRLLGFEPEPWKVEHSLVYVRLMAWELNIAWHLDIVLGDVVDRVGETKGQDIIPRYDSNKPVIIPEQEGRFADGLTPFLQLDREFREFRGIDGTHIGSNSWVVSGERSESGKPILANDPHLSFTQPSKWYEMHLRAPGINVAGVTLAGLPGVVIGHNDSIAWGFTSVMADDADFFIEEVDQDNPYLYMYEGQWTGMDQRREVIEVKGAPAESLTARITRHGPVVSDIHPMTKKSDRVVAMRWTGHELSDELAGILAINKASDWDEFSEGVGEFHVPGQNMIYADINGNIGFRPAVKIPLRRTGTGNLPVPGNVNDYEWIGFRTPLQLPYLYNPDEGFIATANNKTIDDGRYRYHISNLYEPPSRIQRIRELLNSKEVHSADDFKQYQMDYLSPHAREVTPYFIQAFRGVEVDEVYLAQSLDWFRTWDYRMDTESIPATLFNVSFMKLVENTYKDELGDTLYHQFIRLANAPIRNLSWLLERPNNLWWDNIDTPALETRDAILRSAVADAVQWLRDNFGRSMVKWQWGHLHQVTFPHSIGEASGFADALFGLNIGPFEIGGSGTTVNNGEYNFQEPYTNILGPSMRHITDMADIDGALSVIYSGQSGHPFNPHYADQVEMWRTGEYHRIPLSREAVAEQAVDSLYLVPEE
- a CDS encoding M20/M25/M40 family metallo-hydrolase: MTSSIHSLSNLMAMVGSFALVFILIGCTGEETPRVDSPAITGQELREHVRFLASDELKGRETGTPGANRASEYLVEQFKENKVQPGNAGDYYQRFGFIAGVELGQENAFTLYSRNKEQRLELNEDFRPLGFSTSGKVSGGLVFAGYGITAESLNYDDYARLNVDGKIVLVLRYGPEGDNPHGEFGEYLSLRYKAMNARDHGAAGIIIIPGPDPYPEDELVKLRYDQAADAGIQAVSAKREPFQPLFVAAGDSLKEIQADLNLHKTGGGFEFRNVSVRLHTDLKYVRKMGRNVIGFLEGTDPTLRHRSIVIGAHYDHLGMGGHGSLVPDTSAVHNGADDNASGTAGLLELAEYFAEAENRPEHSLVFAAFSGEEIGLLGSSKFVEEPPYALDSTLAMMNMDMIGRPKDSTLILGGTGTSPVWDSLLTGVNAYFGWNLTKSNVVGVGASDHTSFYGKNIPALFFFTGVHEDYHRPSDDWQRLNYPGYEEVVRFVAGVVDSLDTFRKPLEFVETGMERDRSTDFRVSLQIIPDYAANVHGLRISSVRDDGPAAEAGMQAGDVIVQFGSKKINNIYDYTFALQEFEAGTVVDIIALRNGGQRRFTVQLERQQ
- a CDS encoding T9SS type A sorting domain-containing protein; its protein translation is MRSWHRFFCSGLIGIIKRSFVFAVILLIIVPEIFAQEPSWHTFRVLPLEDIEVVQIVPSIHEDSLIYGIGYEINSPVFIKTDDLGAHWTVYPIENLTKVSALDVQYKDNKDIFYATGNSGIVQSTDAGMNWEGIAEDFTDYSFESLAIISDTIYAGTGLNEHNGGILTSYDNGSTWEFHSIVSDTIHAITHLEVSRDHSSIIFGLTDSSRGIIRSRDAGQHWEHIPVSWNAFLRITDVFIPKEGNLHQREVDDQLFVVVESGELYGSNDWGETWHLVQKPHSFDPLDVGSVPSQTIQMLQHPNYPWLIYIITEQDGLWGSLNVDRFSPQPPSWRNIPFRSCALTASGDHLFFGGENGAAIFQMEVNPPHTNWERFYPMHIGDFWVYTVDDLGNQWEVKQRVVSDTVLHGVKWQVLQYEGASGQTFARIDSAGNILRKNFVGDDPYRWLELDVAWGDTMSYEPYISDGYFWEVTGVDTIQILPSRNPNDIRITYYQDYLTYTRLQLQENLGVVYERWEGGVYRQLKGAYIHGTVYGDTLFRVNIAESDIEIPERIQLSPPFPNPFNAATTIPFATPEPGNVDIRLFDLRGQFVDEIMWRGITAGNYRVPYNNPKLASGMYLLRLVFTPEADPSTMQILSRKMVVVK
- a CDS encoding Ppx/GppA family phosphatase, with protein sequence MVRFEMNIIAHNIYASIDIGTNSTLLLVAEYRDGRFHPIRNEVEITRLGQDVGKTGRLHPDAMERTFDTLKRYRTICDEVGANETIIGGTSAMRDAANGEEFINRVKNELDWDIRLLTGDDEAQLTFLATQQEFSDVSGDLLVVDIGGGSTEFIFGNTNEFRFARSLDIGTVRFTESMIKNDPPGETELQSASKAIRVQLATELSDLQISAEETTLIGVAGTVTTLLAVEKEMATYIPEDIHKQPLTIDEIEDLLVLFCSMSLEERKQIPGLQPKRADVIIMGALIQLEIMRHFGFDELLVNDRGVRYGLLYELMETETGDRRQETGKE
- a CDS encoding S46 family peptidase — encoded protein: MRVLFRVFLVIIFAVSTLSAEEGMWLLNRLPMSELESAGLELSQEQIYAPDAPSISDAIVQIGGGTGSIVSENGLVITNHHVAHSALQRLSDEENNYVRDGYQATTREKEKYVPGYRANLAVEFTDVTDRITADVTDNMAPADRYEAIQDAIKLLEEEKESDAADIWHYDVSEFSDGLKYYLFKYLEFEDVRLVYAPPASIGNYGGEIDNWMWPRHTGDFAFFRLYAGADMQSGEHSEDNVPYTPKQYLKFTDDGVNWDDFTFIIGYPGGTQRYRTSYSVEYAVEKYYPFQIDMYENVMNLIETHTAESESLTITYADRVASLENYYKNFKGMLDGLERADLLGVKQDLQQDFRQWVNQEESRQQKYDEVLSQIEQVYAEQDSIYPQQLLMDSMGWLTRTYYAASVMDKWSLQKQKPNLERESTYMERNIPRLKERLKLMQGEFNPAVDKEILKYFLGEFSQLPTHLQIAPVREIYAQNPDLPIEEAIHRFVEDLYANTQLTDIKRRLEIFEMSREEMKALNDPMIDFAMDLRPAKDRLDNFDKSIKGKLNQLRPTWIQALREWKGGNMYHDANFTPRLTYGMVDGYSPKDAVIYEHITSAKGILEKHTGEDPFDAPDRLLKLLREGDVPPQYIDSYPIDLPVDFLHTTDITGGNSGSPVMDGQGRFIGIAFDGNWESISADWVFNPALTRSISVDARYILYILDKFAENDYVLDELTIE
- a CDS encoding LysE family translocator produces the protein MIEIHHFFVFLSAGLLLNITPGPDMTYVATRSSTQGKMAGLVSSLGVGTGALFHISAAAVGVSAIIFYSSIGFQVVKWAGALYLIYLGLQAILDSRRNNDPAGSPAFSGPDNLLAIYRKGILVNLLNPKVALFFMAFLPQFVDPGAQYFPFNIILLGLIFTACGTVVNIIVAYFFGALGEWISGSSWFHIVKSWFSGLVYFLLGLGLAVTKK